A window of Mangifera indica cultivar Alphonso chromosome 13, CATAS_Mindica_2.1, whole genome shotgun sequence contains these coding sequences:
- the LOC123195350 gene encoding VAMP-like protein YKT61 — translation MKITALLVLKCVPEGADPVILANASDVSRFGYFQRSSIKEFIVFVGRTVAKRTPPSQRQSVQHEEYKVHAYNRNGLCAVGFMDDHYPVRSAFSLLNQVLDEYQKNFGDSWKTVQADSSQPWPYLNEALTKFQDPAEADKLLKIQRELDETKIILHKTIDSVLARGEKLDSLVDKSSDLSAASQMFYKQAKKTNQCCTIL, via the exons ATGAAGATCACGGCGTTGTTGGTGCTTAAATGTGTCCCCGAGGGAGCCGATCCGGTCATCTTAGCGAATGCATCTGACGTCAGCCGTTTCGGCTACTTTCAACGTTCCAGCATCAAGGAGTTCATCGTCTTCGTCGGTCGCACCGTTGCCAAACGCACTCCGCCGTCGCAGCGTCAGTCGGTTCAACACGAAG AATACAAGGTGCATGCTTATAATAGAAATGGGCTATGCGCGGTAGGATTTATGGATGATCACTATCCAGTTCGGAGTGCGTTCTCACTTCTGAATCAG GTGTTAGATGAGTATCAGAAAAATTTTGGCGATTCATGGAAAACTGTCCAGGCAGACAGCTCTCAACCATGGCCCTATCTGAATGAAGCTTTGACCAAATTCCAG GACCCTGCAGAGGCTGATAAGTTGTTGAAAATTCAAAGGGAATTAGATGAAACCAAGATTATCCTT CATAAAACTATTGATAGCGTGCTTGCACGGGGTGAGAAGTTGGACAGTTTAGTTGATAAGAGTTCAGATCTTAGCGCAGCTTCGCAG ATGTTCTACAAGCAGgcaaagaaaacaaatcaatGTTGTACCATACTGTAA
- the LOC123194900 gene encoding glycerophosphodiester phosphodiesterase GDPDL7-like, with amino-acid sequence MSLFFFNVVKDHDLKTMIRCFFLVLLLINTKVVEGKSRERSLAEGKAPEPAKKEWLTLNGAEPLVVARGGFSGLFPESSDAANTFLKPPMSLSNVTVLCNLQLTKDGVGICTTDIRLDNSTNIGMIYPNGQSTYAINGQDLKGWFSLDYKADQLFNNVSLTQNVFSRSYLFDGEFPISTVADVMGTKPPQFWLNVQYDTFYSQHNLSVVDSLQKSVRVGVINYISSPEIGFLKDISGMVNKARTKLIFMFLNPDEVEPTTNKKYSEIMKNLAAIKSFASGIVVPKNYIFPVNSETGYLDPPTTLVTEAHEEGLEVYASGFVNDAQLSYNYSYDPSDEYLRFIDNSQFAVDGFITDFPPTASESIACFALNNVTKPVRNPLIISHNGASGIYPGNTDLAYEKAIDDGTDIIDCTVQMSKDGVAFCLSSPDLMGETTAMTSFMSRVTSIPAIQQNKGIFSFDLTWSEIQSLKPEMVSPFATDSGNFKRNPQAKNQGKFVTIDEFLKLAKTRGVTGIQINIENAAYLASKKGLSIVDVVSKALSNATFDKQSTQQVLISSHDSSVLSKFASVQAYKRVLNLKNVVSVAPKDSVEEIKKYADAVIVPRPSLISVKDGFTVAFTNVLKEMHSTKISVYVSVLRNEFVSLPFDYFADPTIELATYVRGMGVDGIVTEFPATASKYLRSPCSDLNADLPYTILPISPGDLLNIIPEQVQPPSSAPGPSLKIADIVDPPLPSVSNGSTPFGSSPVGAPNAAPSSRDKTNVANAGLSLVAAMLLCLLSI; translated from the exons ATGTcgcttttcttcttcaatgttGTCAAGGACCAT GATTTGAAGACGATGATAAGgtgtttttttttggttctccTGTTGATAAACACAAAAGTTGTGGAAGGAAAATCCAGGGAGAGAAGTCTTGCGGAAGGGAAAGCTCCTGAGCCTGCAAAAAAAGAGTGGCTGACATTAAATG GAGCTGAGCCTCTGGTTGTAGCTCGAGGAGGGTTCTCGGGGCTTTTTCCAGAGTCGAGTGATGCTGCAAATACCTTTTTGAAGCCTCCAATGAGTCTGTCAAATGTGACTGTGCTGTGCAATCTGCAATTGACAAAGGATGGTGTCGGAATTTGCACAACAGATATCAGGCTAGATAATTCAACAAATATTGGAATGATATACCCCAATGGACAATCAACCTATGCGATTAATGGACAGGATCTCAAAGGGTGGTTTTCTTTGGATTATAAAGCTGATCAGCTTTTCAACAATGTATCAT TGACTCAGAATGTGTTCTCCAGATCATATCTGTTTGATGGAGAATTTCCAATATCTACTGTTGCAGATGTAATGGGGACTAAACCCCCTCAGTTTTGGCTAAATGTTCAG TATGACACATTCTATTCTCAACACAACCTCAGTGTGGTAGACTCTCTTCAGAAGTCTGTCAGAGTTGGGGTCATCAATTACATTTCATCTCCTGAGATTGGTTTTCTGAAGGACATTAGTGGGATGGTGAACAAGGCAAGGACAAAGCTCATTTTCATGTTCCTCAACCCAGATGAAGTTGAACCAACAACCAATAAAAAATACAGTGAAATCATGAAGAATCTCGCTGCAATCAAATCTTTTGCTTCCGGCATTGTAGTCccaaaaaattacatatttccTGTTAATTCTGAAACAGGATATTTGGATCCTCCAACTACTCTTGTGACTGAAGCTCATGAGGAAGGACTAGAAGTATATGCTTCTGGTTTTGTAAATGATGCTCAACTAAGCTATAATTACAGCTATGATCCATCAGATGAGTACTTGAGATTTATTGATAACTCGCAGTTTGCTGTTGATGGATTTATCACGGATTTTCCTCCTACAGCATCAGAATCAATAG CATGCTTTGCACTGAACAATGTTACCAAACCTGTCA GGAATCCTTTGATCATATCTCACAATGGGGCAAGTGGGATTTATCCTGGAAATACTGATCTTGCTTATGAGAAAGCGATCGATGATGGAACCGACATAATTGACTGCACAGTTCAAATGTCAAAAGATGGAGTTGCCTTCTGCTTGAGTTCACCAGACCTCATGGGAGAAACAACTGCCATGACCTCTTTCATGTCTAGAGTTACCAGTATTCCTgcaattcaacaaaacaaggGAATCTTTTCATTCGATCTAACGTGGAGCGAGATTCAATCCTTGAAGC CTGAAATGGTAAGCCCTTTTGCAACTGATTCTGGGAACTTCAAAAGAAACCCTCAAGCTAAGAACCAAGGAAAATTTGTGACCATTGATGAATTCCTAAAGCTGGCAAAGACCAGGGGAGTTACTGGAATTCAGATCAACATAGAG AATGCTGCTTATCTAGCATCAAAGAAGGGTCTTAGCATTGTAGATGTTGTTTCCAAAGCCTTAAGTAATGCTACATTTGACAAGCAATCCACTCAGCAAGTGTTGATCTCATCACATGACAGTTCCGTGTTGTCCAAGTTTGCCAGTGTCCAGGCTTATAAGAGAGTCTTGAACCTCAAGAACGTAGTAAGTGTTGCACCAAAGGATTCCGTGGAGGAAATTAAGAAGTATGCTGATGCAGTTATTGTCCCAAGACCTAGCCTCATTTCAGTCAAAGATGGTTTTACTGTAGCTTTTACAAATGTTTTAAAGGAAATGCATAGTACGAAAATCTCAGTATATGTCTCAGTTTTGAGAAACGAGTTCGTTTCACTTCCGTTCGATTACTTTGCAGATCCTACTATAGAACTTGCAACTTATGTAAGAGGAATGGGTGTAGACGGGATTGTAACAGAGTTTCCTGCTACTGCCTCCAAATATTTGA GAAGCCCTTGTTCTGACCTCAATGCTGATCTGCCTTATACAATTTTACCCATTAGCCCTGGGGATCTGCTTAATATAATACCTGAACAAGTACAACCACCGTCAAGTGCCCCCGGCCCAAGCCTGAAAATTGCAGATATTGTTGATCCGCCACTACCTTCCGTGTCCAATGGCTCCACTCCATTCGGGTCGAGTCCTGTTGGTGCTCCTAATGCTGCACCAAGTTCAAGAGACAAAACCAATGTTGCCAACGCTGGACTTTCCCTAGTGGCAGCAATGTTGCTGTGTTTGCTCTCCATCTGA
- the LOC123195333 gene encoding temperature-induced lipocalin-1: MAKKEMEVVKGLDLKRYMGRWYEIASFPSRFQPKNGVDTRATYTLNEDGTVHVLNETWADGKRSFIEGSAYKADPNSDEAKLKVKFYVPPFLPIIPVVGDYWVLFIDDEYQYALIGQPSRRYLWVLCRRTHLDEEIYNQLVERAKSEGYDVSKLHKTPQSNPPPEGDESPKDTKGIWWIKSMFGK; encoded by the exons ATGGCTAAGAAGGAGATGGAAGTGGTGAAGGGTCTTGATTTAAAGCGGTACATGGGGAGATGGTATGAGATTGCTTCATTCCCTTCTAGGTTTCAGCCCAAGAATGGAGTGGACACTAGGGCTACCTACACTTTGAATGAAGATGGGACTGTGCATGTTTTGAATGAGACATGGGCAGATGGTAAAAGAAGCTTCATAGAAGGCAGTGCCTACAAGGCTGATCCTAACAGTGATGAGGCCAAGCTCAAGGTTAAGTTTTATGTGCCTCCTTTCTTGCCAATCATCCCTGTTGTTGGAGACTACTGGGTTCTGTTCATTGATGATGAATATCAGTATGCTCTGATTGGTCAGCCTAGCAGGAGATATCTCTGG GTACTATGCAGGAGGACTCATCTAGATGAGGAGATCTACAACCAGCTGGTAGAGAGGGCCAAGAGTGAAGGCTATGATGTGAGCAAACTGCACAAGACACCACAGAGTAATCCACCACCCGAGGGAGATGAAAGCCCCAAGGACACCAAAGGCATATGGTGGATCAAATCCATGTTCGGAAAATAA